The proteins below come from a single bacterium genomic window:
- a CDS encoding zinc-dependent alcohol dehydrogenase family protein encodes MKAAVLDRNAPIETSPLSLRDIPSPFPGPGEVRVRVRACGICRTDLHVIEGDLPPARLPVVPGHQVVGIVDARGEGSRRFRIGERVGIAWLARACGTCGFCSEGKENLCEASRFTGYHRDGGFAEYAAVPEAFAYKVPDAFGDAEAAPLLCAGIIGYRALARADLPPGGTLALYGFGSSAHIVLQLALHRGATAYVCTRGASHREMAKAMGAAWVGEDPAEMPVRADSAILFAPAGELVPPALRALKKGGTLALAGIHMSDVPGMKYEECLFYEKNLRSVTANTRADGEGLLREAAEIPIRPRITVFPLEEANRALQLLKADKISGSGVLVV; translated from the coding sequence GTGAAGGCGGCGGTCCTCGACCGGAACGCCCCGATCGAGACATCTCCGCTCTCCCTGCGGGACATCCCGTCCCCTTTCCCCGGCCCAGGGGAAGTCCGCGTCCGCGTACGGGCCTGCGGCATCTGCCGGACCGACCTCCATGTGATCGAGGGGGACCTTCCCCCGGCCCGTCTCCCGGTCGTCCCCGGCCACCAGGTGGTCGGCATCGTGGACGCACGGGGTGAAGGATCCCGCCGCTTCCGCATCGGAGAACGGGTCGGGATCGCCTGGCTGGCGCGTGCCTGCGGAACGTGCGGTTTCTGCTCGGAGGGAAAAGAGAACCTGTGCGAGGCATCCCGGTTCACCGGGTATCATCGGGACGGCGGTTTCGCGGAATACGCGGCCGTGCCGGAGGCGTTCGCCTACAAGGTCCCCGACGCCTTCGGAGACGCAGAGGCCGCTCCCCTGCTGTGCGCGGGGATCATCGGGTATCGCGCCCTCGCGCGGGCGGACCTCCCCCCCGGCGGGACATTGGCCCTCTACGGCTTCGGCTCCTCCGCCCACATCGTCCTGCAGCTCGCGCTGCACCGGGGTGCGACGGCGTACGTCTGCACTCGCGGAGCCTCCCACCGCGAGATGGCGAAGGCGATGGGCGCCGCGTGGGTCGGCGAGGATCCCGCGGAGATGCCCGTGCGGGCGGACTCCGCCATCCTCTTCGCACCGGCGGGCGAGCTCGTCCCTCCGGCGCTCCGGGCGCTGAAAAAGGGGGGAACCCTCGCCCTGGCGGGCATCCACATGTCCGACGTGCCGGGGATGAAGTACGAGGAGTGCCTCTTTTACGAAAAGAACCTGCGGAGCGTGACGGCGAACACCCGGGCGGACGGCGAAGGGCTTCTGCGCGAGGCGGCGGAGATCCCGATCCGGCCGCGGATCACCGTCTTCCCGCTGGAAGAGGCGAACCGCGCGCTGCAGCTGCTCAAGGCCGACAAGATCTCCGGCTCCGGTGTACTCGTCGTCTAG
- a CDS encoding FAD-dependent oxidoreductase — translation MKAAEKPWDVAVVGAGPAGMFVARTLAGALSVLVLEEKGRTGGAGAMTDGKLNLSPHIGLDLGELQMTEEEAVRRIAAVDDVFVAHGADPMVYGDDRERIDAWLDRVSWVRHKTPKGEWDITLRPARQRHMGTDLAHRVVARMTESITAAGAVFSLATRVDGISLGPGGVFSLRTTKGERLARYVVVAPGRDGAYWFREAARGLGVDTRYGAIDIGCRVEVAFPVYEEITRVLYDPKFLFVTPTHGDRTRTFCTNPGGRVRVEARNGFRLVNGDALKTRKTANTNFAILNTVSMTEPIQDTTEMGRKVAEFANFWGGGESLVVQRLGDLMQGRRSRRETFHAAALGYDKMTPTLLPGPGVTPGDISFAYPGRIVDNLRETLTLLSRVIPGVAHPSTAIYVPEIKFYDTKYATDRFLETNVSNLFVAGDGVGKSRGIVGAALNGVLVAEGILRKEGKT, via the coding sequence GTGAAGGCGGCTGAAAAACCCTGGGACGTCGCCGTCGTCGGCGCGGGGCCCGCGGGGATGTTCGTCGCCCGCACGCTGGCGGGAGCGCTCTCCGTCCTCGTCCTCGAGGAGAAAGGGCGCACCGGCGGGGCGGGCGCGATGACCGACGGGAAGCTCAACCTTTCTCCCCACATCGGCCTGGACCTCGGAGAACTGCAGATGACCGAGGAGGAGGCGGTGAGGCGCATCGCGGCCGTCGACGATGTATTCGTCGCGCACGGCGCGGATCCCATGGTCTACGGCGACGACCGGGAGCGGATCGACGCGTGGCTCGACCGCGTCTCCTGGGTCCGGCACAAGACTCCGAAGGGGGAATGGGACATCACCCTTCGGCCTGCCCGCCAACGCCATATGGGGACGGATCTCGCCCATAGGGTGGTTGCCCGGATGACGGAATCGATCACCGCGGCGGGAGCCGTTTTTTCCCTCGCCACGAGGGTCGACGGGATCTCTTTGGGGCCCGGCGGCGTCTTCTCCCTTCGCACGACGAAGGGAGAGCGGCTCGCGAGATACGTCGTGGTCGCACCCGGGCGCGACGGGGCCTACTGGTTCCGGGAGGCGGCCCGGGGGCTCGGGGTCGACACGCGATACGGGGCGATCGACATCGGCTGCCGCGTGGAGGTGGCGTTTCCGGTCTACGAAGAGATCACCCGGGTCCTGTACGATCCGAAGTTCCTCTTCGTCACCCCCACCCACGGAGACCGGACGCGGACGTTCTGCACCAACCCGGGAGGCCGCGTTCGCGTGGAAGCGCGCAACGGGTTCCGCCTGGTGAACGGCGATGCCCTGAAAACCCGGAAGACGGCGAACACGAACTTCGCGATCCTCAATACCGTGTCGATGACGGAGCCGATCCAGGACACCACCGAGATGGGGCGGAAGGTGGCCGAGTTCGCCAACTTCTGGGGAGGAGGGGAGAGCCTGGTCGTGCAGCGCCTGGGGGATTTGATGCAGGGGCGCCGTTCCCGCAGGGAAACGTTCCACGCCGCCGCCCTCGGGTACGACAAGATGACGCCGACGCTGCTCCCCGGCCCGGGGGTGACGCCGGGGGACATCTCCTTCGCCTACCCCGGAAGGATCGTCGACAACCTCCGGGAGACCCTGACGCTCCTGTCCCGCGTGATCCCGGGCGTGGCGCATCCCTCCACGGCGATCTATGTCCCGGAGATCAAGTTCTACGACACGAAGTACGCCACCGACCGGTTCCTCGAGACGAACGTATCGAACCTGTTCGTCGCGGGCGACGGCGTGGGAAAATCCCGCGGGATCGTCGGCGCCGCCCTGAACGGCGTGCTTGTCGCGGAGGGGATCCTGCGCAAGGAAGGGAAAACCTAG